Proteins found in one Amycolatopsis aidingensis genomic segment:
- a CDS encoding alpha/beta fold hydrolase, whose product MSWELTDSYESPHGTVRWACRGTGDPLVFLHGTPFSSHVWRDVATALSDRYTVYLWDMVGYGRSEQRAGQDVSLAAQQEVFTGLLRHWGLSRPAVVAHDFGGAVSLRSALLDGLSYRKLALVDAVSLRPWGSPFFRLVNQHAPVFEELPAHLHEALVRGYIETAAHRPLRGEVLDALVRPWTGEQGQPAFYRQISQADERYTREVEERYGELDCPVLIVWGEQDQWLPAEYGSRLAAAIPQARLRLVDQAGHLVQEDAPAQLTGLLTGFLAEP is encoded by the coding sequence ATGAGCTGGGAACTGACCGACAGCTACGAGAGCCCGCACGGCACGGTGCGCTGGGCCTGCCGGGGTACCGGCGACCCGCTGGTGTTCCTGCACGGCACGCCGTTCTCCTCCCATGTCTGGCGGGATGTCGCCACCGCGCTTTCCGACCGGTACACGGTCTATCTCTGGGACATGGTGGGCTACGGGCGGTCCGAGCAGCGGGCGGGCCAGGACGTGTCGCTGGCCGCACAGCAGGAGGTGTTCACCGGGCTGCTGCGGCACTGGGGCCTGTCCCGGCCCGCGGTGGTGGCGCACGACTTCGGCGGGGCGGTGTCGCTGCGCTCGGCGCTGCTGGACGGGCTGAGCTACCGCAAGCTGGCGCTGGTCGACGCGGTGTCCCTGCGCCCGTGGGGCAGCCCGTTCTTCCGGCTGGTGAACCAGCACGCGCCGGTGTTCGAGGAGCTGCCCGCGCACCTGCACGAGGCACTGGTGCGCGGCTACATCGAGACGGCCGCGCACCGGCCGCTGCGCGGGGAGGTGCTGGACGCGCTGGTACGCCCGTGGACCGGCGAGCAGGGGCAGCCCGCGTTCTACCGGCAGATCAGCCAGGCCGACGAGCGCTACACCCGGGAGGTGGAGGAGCGCTACGGCGAGCTGGACTGCCCGGTGCTGATCGTCTGGGGCGAGCAGGACCAGTGGCTACCCGCCGAGTACGGCTCCCGGCTGGCCGCGGCCATCCCGCAGGCCCGGCTGCGGCTGGTGGACCAGGCAGGGCATCTGGTGCAGGAGGACGCCCCGGCACAGCTGACCGGCCTGCTGACCGGGTTCCTCGCCGAGCCGTGA
- a CDS encoding UvrD-helicase domain-containing protein, with the protein MAWVRFHADLHIHSKYSRACSKDCDLEHLTWWARRKGITLVGTGDFTHPAWFDHLRECLVPAEPGLYRLRADLDADITRRLPPSLAAGQVRFMLSVEISTIYKRAERTRKVHHLIYLPDFDAAAEFNRKLGRIGNLGSDGRPILGLDSRDLLEITLECGEGSYLVPAHIWTPWFAVLGSKSGFDAIEDCYVDLADHIFALETGLSSDPEMNWKISALDRYRLVSNSDAHSPPMLGREATVFETELDFHAVRRALETGAGHAGSIEFFPEEGKYHVDGHRKCGVRMEPPETRRHGGNCPECGKPLTVGVLNRVEELADRAEAVRPDGAAEFRCLVPLPEIMSEIVGTGPKSKKVLGQIDKLTAALGPELAILQDVPVDDIERHSSLLAEAVRRLRRGEVIRQPGYDGEYGVIRLFEPEELRRAGTMDTPALFDDGLFGSPAPAPERAEPRRAPGAGEPAPAEPAAEPPPSPEPPPEPRPGPACSLLDGLDPEQRAAAGLTGGPLLIIAGPGTGKTRTLTHRIAHLLTEHQVPPGECLAITFTRRAAEEMAERLAALVPEQAPGVTVATFHALGVRILREQHERAGLPADFGIADANLRMEIATELAGDEKRAGRLLTELSRQRRTGGSDLELADAADRYLKALRQRNLVDFDDLVALPVTLLESDPELVAAYRQRYRWISVDEYQDVDEQQYRLLRLLAPAEGNLTAIGDPDQAIYRFRGADVGFFLRFQEDFPSARTVQLTRNYRSSAKVLTAALGLIAPGTLVPGRALHPMGEHGEAPVGTHAAATEQAEASFVARTIEQLLGGASFHSLDSGRVDTEGTQGLGFSDFAVLYRTDRQARALVDALTRAGLPFQKRSHDRLTDRPGVPEILTELSYLPAAQPSGGPAGSVPGRLRQAADACLERLPHNAGREDAAADLHTAVDLLRPLAERCGADLERFRTELLLGIEVDTWDPRADRVSLLTLHAAKGLEFPVVFVVGCEDGLLPLRWPGAAGELTEEEVAEERRLLFVGMTRAQRHLYLSHAAERLRQGNVRTTSRSPFLADLDPGVCERVGGTPRRKPRDTQLRLL; encoded by the coding sequence ATGGCGTGGGTGCGTTTCCATGCCGATCTGCACATCCACTCCAAGTACTCCAGGGCTTGCAGCAAGGACTGTGATCTCGAACATCTGACCTGGTGGGCCCGGCGCAAGGGCATCACGCTCGTCGGCACCGGCGACTTCACCCACCCCGCGTGGTTCGACCACCTGCGGGAGTGCCTGGTCCCGGCCGAACCGGGGCTGTACCGGTTGCGCGCGGACCTGGACGCCGACATCACCCGCAGGCTCCCGCCGAGCCTGGCCGCTGGCCAGGTCCGGTTCATGCTGTCGGTGGAGATCTCCACGATCTACAAGCGTGCCGAGCGCACCCGCAAGGTGCACCACCTGATCTACCTGCCCGACTTCGACGCCGCCGCGGAGTTCAACCGCAAACTCGGCCGGATCGGCAACCTCGGCTCGGACGGCCGCCCCATTCTCGGCCTGGACTCCAGGGACCTGCTGGAGATCACCCTGGAGTGCGGCGAGGGTTCCTACCTGGTGCCAGCGCATATCTGGACCCCGTGGTTCGCGGTGCTGGGCTCCAAGTCCGGCTTCGACGCCATCGAGGACTGCTACGTCGATCTCGCCGATCACATCTTCGCGCTGGAGACCGGCCTTTCCAGCGATCCGGAGATGAACTGGAAGATCAGCGCCCTGGACCGGTACCGGCTGGTCAGCAACTCCGACGCGCATTCGCCGCCGATGCTCGGCAGGGAAGCCACGGTGTTCGAAACCGAGCTGGACTTCCACGCCGTGCGCCGCGCGCTGGAGACCGGAGCCGGGCACGCCGGATCGATCGAGTTCTTCCCCGAGGAGGGCAAGTACCACGTCGACGGGCACCGCAAGTGCGGTGTCCGGATGGAACCACCGGAGACCAGGCGGCATGGTGGCAACTGCCCGGAATGCGGCAAACCGCTCACCGTCGGCGTGCTGAACCGGGTGGAGGAGCTGGCCGACCGGGCCGAGGCCGTCCGTCCCGATGGCGCGGCCGAGTTCCGCTGCCTGGTGCCGCTGCCGGAGATCATGAGCGAGATCGTCGGCACCGGGCCGAAGAGCAAGAAGGTGCTGGGGCAGATCGACAAGCTCACCGCCGCGCTGGGGCCGGAGCTGGCCATCCTGCAGGACGTCCCGGTGGACGACATCGAGCGGCACTCGTCCCTGCTGGCCGAGGCCGTGCGCAGGCTGCGCCGCGGCGAGGTGATCAGGCAGCCCGGCTATGACGGTGAGTACGGCGTGATCCGCCTGTTCGAACCGGAGGAGCTGCGGCGGGCAGGCACGATGGACACCCCCGCGCTGTTCGACGACGGGCTGTTCGGCTCGCCCGCGCCCGCGCCGGAGCGGGCCGAACCGCGGCGGGCCCCGGGTGCCGGGGAGCCCGCCCCGGCCGAACCGGCAGCCGAGCCGCCACCCTCGCCCGAGCCACCACCCGAGCCGCGGCCAGGGCCTGCCTGCTCGCTGCTGGACGGCCTCGATCCCGAGCAGCGGGCAGCCGCCGGGCTCACCGGCGGGCCCCTGCTGATCATCGCCGGACCGGGGACCGGAAAGACCCGCACCCTGACCCACCGGATCGCCCACCTGCTGACCGAGCACCAGGTGCCGCCGGGGGAGTGCCTGGCGATCACCTTCACCCGGCGCGCGGCCGAGGAGATGGCCGAGCGGCTCGCCGCGCTGGTGCCGGAGCAGGCGCCGGGAGTCACCGTGGCCACCTTCCACGCACTCGGCGTCCGCATCCTGCGCGAGCAGCACGAGCGCGCAGGCCTGCCTGCCGACTTCGGCATCGCCGACGCGAACCTGCGGATGGAGATCGCCACCGAGCTGGCCGGGGACGAGAAACGCGCGGGCAGGCTGCTCACCGAGCTGTCCCGGCAGCGGCGCACCGGCGGATCCGATCTCGAGCTGGCCGATGCCGCCGATCGCTACCTCAAGGCGCTGCGGCAGCGGAACCTGGTCGACTTCGACGACCTCGTCGCCCTTCCGGTGACCCTGCTGGAGTCGGACCCGGAGCTGGTCGCCGCCTACCGGCAGCGGTACCGCTGGATCTCGGTGGACGAGTACCAGGACGTGGACGAGCAGCAGTACCGGCTGCTGCGCCTGCTCGCCCCGGCCGAAGGCAACCTCACCGCCATCGGCGACCCGGACCAGGCCATCTACCGGTTCCGCGGTGCGGACGTCGGTTTCTTCCTGCGGTTCCAGGAGGACTTCCCGTCCGCGCGGACCGTGCAGCTCACCCGCAACTACCGCTCCAGCGCGAAGGTGCTGACCGCGGCACTGGGGCTGATCGCCCCCGGCACACTGGTGCCGGGGCGCGCGCTGCACCCGATGGGGGAACATGGCGAGGCCCCGGTCGGCACCCATGCCGCGGCCACCGAGCAGGCCGAGGCCTCGTTCGTGGCGCGCACGATCGAGCAGCTGCTCGGGGGCGCGTCCTTCCACTCGCTGGACAGCGGCCGGGTGGACACCGAGGGCACCCAGGGGCTGGGCTTCTCCGACTTCGCCGTGCTCTACCGGACCGACCGGCAGGCACGTGCCCTGGTGGACGCGCTGACCAGGGCGGGCCTGCCGTTCCAGAAACGCTCGCACGACCGGCTGACCGACCGCCCCGGCGTGCCGGAGATCCTGACCGAACTGAGCTACCTGCCCGCGGCGCAACCATCCGGCGGCCCGGCCGGTTCGGTGCCGGGCCGGTTGCGCCAGGCCGCCGATGCCTGCCTGGAACGGCTGCCGCACAACGCCGGACGCGAGGACGCCGCCGCGGACCTGCACACCGCCGTGGACCTGCTCCGGCCGCTCGCCGAACGCTGCGGTGCGGACCTGGAACGCTTCCGCACCGAGCTGCTGCTCGGGATCGAGGTGGACACCTGGGATCCCCGTGCCGACCGGGTGTCCCTGCTGACCCTGCACGCGGCCAAGGGGCTGGAGTTCCCGGTGGTGTTCGTGGTCGGCTGCGAGGACGGGCTGCTGCCGTTGCGCTGGCCCGGTGCCGCCGGGGAGCTCACCGAGGAGGAGGTGGCCGAGGAACGCAGGCTGCTGTTCGTCGGAATGACCAGGGCGCAGCGGCATCTCTACCTCAGCCATGCCGCGGAACGCCTGCGCCAGGGCAACGTCCGGACCACCAGCAGGTCGCCGTTCCTCGCCGACCTCGATCCAGGGGTCTGCGAGCGAGTGGGCGGCACCCCCCGCCGCAAGCCCCGCGACACCCAGCTGCGGCTGCTCTGA
- a CDS encoding dienelactone hydrolase family protein, which yields MTVHSTEVVVEADGSRLAGDLAVPRDPAGLVVFAHGSGSSRHSGRNQAVAGVLRRHRLATLLLDLLTADEDQADAGTGKLRFDIPLLAERVGAAVEQFREHGPVRGVPVGLFGASTGAAAALVAAGAHPVGAVVSRGGRPDLAGTALERVTAPTLLIVGGRDEQVLRLNQEAAARLRGPQELEVVAGAGHLFEEAGALDEVAGLAADWFARHLPE from the coding sequence ATGACGGTGCACAGCACGGAGGTGGTCGTCGAGGCGGACGGCAGCAGGCTGGCGGGGGACCTCGCGGTGCCGAGGGACCCGGCGGGACTGGTGGTGTTCGCGCACGGCTCTGGCAGTTCCCGGCACAGCGGCCGCAACCAGGCGGTGGCGGGTGTGCTGCGGCGGCACCGGCTGGCCACCCTGCTGCTGGACCTGCTCACCGCGGACGAGGATCAGGCCGACGCCGGCACCGGGAAGCTGCGGTTCGACATCCCGTTGCTGGCCGAGCGGGTCGGCGCGGCCGTGGAACAGTTCCGCGAGCACGGGCCGGTGCGCGGCGTGCCGGTGGGCCTGTTCGGCGCCAGCACCGGGGCCGCGGCCGCGCTGGTCGCCGCCGGTGCGCACCCGGTGGGTGCGGTGGTGTCCCGTGGCGGCCGCCCCGACCTCGCCGGTACCGCGCTGGAGCGGGTGACCGCGCCCACCCTGCTGATCGTCGGCGGGCGGGACGAGCAGGTCCTGCGGCTGAACCAGGAGGCGGCCGCGCGACTGCGCGGGCCGCAGGAGCTCGAGGTCGTCGCCGGGGCGGGCCACCTGTTCGAGGAAGCAGGGGCGCTGGACGAGGTGGCCGGGCTGGCCGCGGACTGGTTCGCCCGGCACCTGCCGGAGTGA
- a CDS encoding DUF6308 family protein, whose translation MRSIADLRKCAPAHLDAYLDPRAPFAFATYDQLYDFSGTLTALDCLAANLLTLRLRHDHVIPLFQRDAGAGPRLLAAMQRVLDATTVDEPAFADLDSIDEPPFRLVRNANLLTDEVPQWTAVTVSKVLHRLRPQLVPICDALVRRFYLADQTVTFYRALHDDVRANRDLLATITHGRTTPDGRRLSGLRALDIVIWHHERYGCCVLS comes from the coding sequence GTGCGAAGTATCGCGGATCTTCGAAAATGTGCACCGGCACATCTGGACGCGTATCTCGACCCCAGGGCACCGTTCGCTTTCGCCACCTATGATCAGCTCTACGACTTCTCCGGCACGCTCACCGCGCTGGACTGCCTTGCGGCCAACCTGCTGACCCTGCGGCTGCGGCATGATCACGTGATCCCACTGTTCCAGCGAGACGCTGGTGCTGGTCCGCGGCTGCTGGCGGCCATGCAGCGGGTGCTGGACGCGACCACCGTGGACGAACCGGCCTTCGCCGACCTGGACTCGATCGACGAGCCGCCGTTCCGGCTGGTCCGCAATGCCAACCTGCTCACCGACGAGGTGCCACAGTGGACGGCGGTGACGGTGTCGAAGGTGCTGCACCGGCTGCGCCCGCAGCTGGTCCCGATCTGCGACGCGCTGGTCCGGCGGTTCTACCTCGCCGATCAGACGGTCACCTTCTACCGCGCGCTGCACGACGACGTGCGCGCCAACCGGGATCTGCTCGCCACGATCACGCACGGCCGCACGACCCCGGACGGGCGCAGGCTGTCCGGGCTGCGGGCGCTGGACATCGTGATCTGGCACCACGAGCGGTACGGCTGCTGCGTGCTGTCCTGA
- a CDS encoding GNAT family N-acetyltransferase: MGFPGDFRRAVRLRDGRTVDVVLLTPADAAELGEAMRTADEETLYRRFCGPPPRITPRLLRYLTELDYVRRFALLAREPGGRGVGIARYEATSQPGVAEVAVAVDRAWRRIGIASTLVRMLGEAAAQRGFTRFTATYLAGNRPVAELLDDAGAKQVIADGIGEMELVLPG, translated from the coding sequence GTGGGGTTCCCCGGGGACTTTCGCCGCGCGGTGCGGTTGCGGGACGGGCGCACCGTGGATGTCGTGCTGCTGACCCCCGCGGACGCCGCGGAGCTGGGCGAGGCGATGCGGACCGCCGACGAGGAGACGTTGTACCGGCGGTTCTGTGGCCCGCCGCCGCGGATCACCCCGCGGCTGCTGCGTTATCTGACCGAACTGGACTACGTGCGCCGCTTCGCGCTCCTCGCCCGCGAACCGGGCGGCCGCGGAGTGGGTATTGCCCGGTACGAGGCGACCAGCCAGCCGGGCGTGGCCGAGGTGGCGGTGGCCGTCGATCGGGCCTGGCGCCGGATCGGCATCGCGTCGACCCTGGTGCGGATGCTGGGTGAGGCCGCGGCGCAGCGCGGCTTCACCCGGTTCACGGCGACCTACCTGGCCGGGAACCGGCCGGTGGCCGAACTGCTCGACGATGCCGGCGCCAAACAGGTGATCGCGGACGGTATCGGCGAGATGGAGCTGGTCCTGCCCGGCTGA
- a CDS encoding threonine ammonia-lyase, whose product MPSTQPRRQVRVPSVADLDRAWEVVRARLRPTPLDHGGGGNGMGAEPALKLDSLQPTGAFKVRGALSAMAALEANRPVVAASAGNHGLGVAFAARALGRPVTIVVPGNASRAKVDQLRALGVRLVEVGQSYDEAERHALDLAAEGAHFLSPYNDPDVIGGQGTIGPELAGQLDGPLTVVCGVGGGGLAAGLGLWASTRTDVRVVGVEAEVSTALSASVRAGEWVPVEVGSTVADGLSGNIEIDSVTIGLVSEYVHQLVTVSEAELREAMRYLVRSRGVVAEGAGAAPVAALLAGKVDVRGTPVAVVTGRNIALPVLTELLGAPG is encoded by the coding sequence ATGCCGTCCACCCAGCCGCGCCGCCAGGTGCGGGTCCCGTCCGTCGCCGATCTGGACCGCGCCTGGGAGGTCGTACGGGCGCGGCTGCGCCCGACCCCGCTGGACCACGGCGGGGGTGGCAACGGCATGGGCGCCGAGCCCGCGCTGAAACTGGATTCGCTGCAACCCACCGGCGCCTTCAAGGTGCGCGGGGCGCTGAGCGCGATGGCTGCGCTGGAGGCGAACCGGCCGGTGGTCGCCGCATCGGCGGGCAACCACGGGCTCGGGGTCGCCTTCGCCGCCCGCGCGCTCGGCCGGCCGGTGACCATCGTGGTGCCGGGCAATGCCTCCCGGGCCAAGGTGGACCAGCTGCGGGCGCTGGGCGTGCGGCTGGTGGAGGTCGGCCAGTCCTATGACGAGGCCGAGCGGCATGCCCTGGACCTGGCCGCGGAGGGGGCGCATTTCCTCTCCCCGTACAACGACCCCGACGTGATCGGCGGGCAGGGCACGATCGGCCCGGAACTGGCCGGGCAGCTGGACGGCCCGCTGACCGTGGTGTGCGGGGTCGGTGGCGGCGGCCTGGCCGCGGGCCTCGGCCTGTGGGCCTCCACCCGGACGGACGTGCGGGTGGTCGGCGTCGAGGCGGAGGTCTCCACCGCGCTGTCCGCCTCCGTGCGGGCGGGCGAATGGGTGCCGGTGGAGGTCGGCTCCACCGTCGCGGACGGGCTGAGCGGCAACATCGAGATCGACTCGGTGACGATCGGGCTGGTGTCGGAGTACGTGCACCAGCTGGTCACGGTCAGTGAGGCCGAGCTGCGGGAGGCGATGCGGTACCTGGTCCGTTCGCGCGGGGTCGTCGCCGAGGGCGCAGGCGCCGCGCCGGTCGCCGCGCTGCTGGCCGGGAAGGTGGACGTGCGCGGCACCCCGGTCGCGGTGGTCACCGGCCGCAACATCGCCCTGCCGGTGCTGACCGAGCTGCTCGGCGCCCCCGGCTGA
- a CDS encoding MlaE family ABC transporter permease, giving the protein MFRQIGRVSALLLDVLRLLPRRPFQLREFLHQAWFFASVTILPTALVAIPFGAVVALQLGSLTQQIGAQSFTGAASALAIVQQASPLVTALLVAGAGGSAMCADIGSRTIREEIDAMEVLGVNPVQRLIVPRVLAAMVVAVLLNGLVSVVGVVGGYVFNVLVQGGTPGAYLASFNALAQLPDLWISSIKALLYGLVAGIVAADRGLHPGAGPKGVGDAVNQAVVLTFLLLFLINVVLTGIYLQLVPPRLG; this is encoded by the coding sequence GTGTTCCGGCAGATCGGCAGGGTGTCGGCGCTGCTGCTGGACGTGCTGCGGCTGCTGCCCCGGCGGCCCTTCCAGCTGCGCGAGTTCCTGCACCAGGCCTGGTTCTTCGCCAGCGTCACCATCCTGCCGACCGCGCTGGTGGCGATCCCGTTCGGTGCGGTGGTCGCCTTGCAGCTGGGTTCGCTGACCCAGCAGATCGGGGCGCAGTCCTTCACCGGTGCGGCCAGCGCGCTGGCCATCGTGCAGCAGGCCAGCCCACTGGTGACCGCCCTGCTGGTGGCCGGAGCGGGCGGGTCGGCCATGTGCGCCGATATCGGCTCGCGGACCATCCGCGAGGAGATCGACGCCATGGAGGTGCTCGGGGTCAACCCGGTCCAGCGCCTGATCGTGCCGAGGGTGCTCGCCGCCATGGTGGTCGCGGTGCTGCTGAACGGGCTGGTCAGCGTGGTGGGGGTGGTCGGCGGCTACGTGTTCAACGTGCTGGTGCAGGGCGGGACCCCTGGTGCCTACCTGGCCAGCTTCAACGCCCTGGCACAGCTGCCGGACCTGTGGATCTCCTCGATCAAGGCGCTGCTGTACGGGCTGGTCGCCGGCATCGTGGCGGCGGACCGGGGCCTGCATCCCGGCGCCGGGCCGAAGGGGGTCGGGGACGCGGTGAACCAGGCGGTGGTGCTCACCTTCCTGCTGCTGTTCCTGATCAACGTGGTGCTCACCGGCATCTACCTGCAACTCGTCCCGCCGAGGCTGGGCTGA
- a CDS encoding MlaE family ABC transporter permease, with the protein MVQRARRLTARPVGVLADLGYQFSFYGRTLAWIPRTLRRYLRETARLLAEVSFGTGALAVIGGTLGVMIGMTLFTGTIVGLQGYSALNQLGTGALTGFFTAYFNTREVAPLAAGLALSATVGCGFTAQLGAMRISEEIDALEVMGVPSLPYLVTTRVLAGLAAVVPLYVVGLFTSYLASRQITVWFYGQSAGTYDHYFNLFLPPEDVLWSFGKVLVFSLVVIMGHCYYGYTARGGPAGVGVAVGRAVRTSIVALTLLDFFLSLAIWGAGTTVRIAG; encoded by the coding sequence ATGGTGCAGCGCGCCCGCAGACTCACCGCGCGGCCGGTCGGGGTGCTGGCCGACCTCGGGTACCAGTTCTCCTTCTACGGCAGGACGCTCGCCTGGATCCCGCGCACTCTGCGCCGGTACCTGCGGGAGACGGCGCGGCTGCTGGCCGAGGTCTCCTTCGGAACCGGGGCGCTGGCGGTGATCGGCGGGACCCTCGGCGTGATGATCGGGATGACCCTGTTCACCGGCACCATCGTCGGGCTACAGGGCTACTCCGCGCTGAACCAGCTCGGTACCGGCGCGCTCACCGGCTTCTTCACCGCCTACTTCAACACCCGCGAGGTCGCCCCGCTCGCCGCCGGGCTCGCGCTCTCGGCGACGGTGGGCTGCGGGTTCACCGCGCAGCTCGGCGCGATGCGGATCTCCGAGGAGATCGACGCGCTGGAGGTGATGGGGGTGCCCAGCCTGCCGTACCTGGTCACCACCAGGGTGCTGGCCGGGCTCGCCGCGGTGGTGCCGCTGTACGTGGTGGGATTGTTCACCTCCTACCTGGCCTCCCGGCAGATCACGGTGTGGTTCTACGGCCAGTCGGCGGGCACCTACGACCACTACTTCAACCTGTTCCTGCCGCCGGAGGACGTGCTGTGGTCCTTCGGGAAGGTCCTGGTGTTCAGCCTGGTGGTGATCATGGGGCACTGCTACTACGGCTACACCGCGCGTGGCGGTCCCGCCGGGGTCGGCGTCGCGGTCGGGCGGGCGGTGCGCACCTCGATCGTCGCGCTGACCCTGCTGGACTTCTTCCTCAGCCTGGCCATCTGGGGTGCGGGCACGACCGTGCGGATCGCCGGATGA
- a CDS encoding MCE family protein — translation MSRLRALRYPLLGVAFLVVIALFLGFTVAVYEKAFSSSVRIRLETERAGTQLRVGSEVKLRGVPVGEVSAISAAGGLAVLTLSLRPEQVRFLPANVTARLLPKTLFGERYVSLRVPRRPAQRTLADGDVIGPDRSANAIETERVLDELLPVLRAVRPQQLSATLHAVSSALEGRGATLGDTVRLLDGYLRELMPALPDLTATISDAAVVAENYHRAGPDLLAALSNLTATSVTVAQQRAGLRELFGTVTGAGTELRTFLAANRDNFIGLVARSRGTAEVLAKYAPQYPCMLRQLAELVPRAEAFVGKGTDHPGVAAFTVEITASRGRYVPGVDTPRYADKRGPRCYELPAPGQPPPAYPADGPIKDGSTKPAVSRPGGGGTAGSPAHSPAERDLLAALLAPRLGVPPAEVAGWSSLLVGPLYRGAEVTVR, via the coding sequence ATGAGCAGGCTGCGTGCGTTGCGATACCCCCTGCTCGGGGTCGCCTTCCTGGTGGTGATCGCCCTGTTCCTCGGGTTCACGGTGGCGGTGTACGAGAAGGCTTTCAGCAGTTCGGTGCGGATCCGGCTGGAGACGGAGCGGGCCGGAACCCAGCTGCGGGTCGGTTCCGAGGTCAAACTGCGCGGTGTGCCGGTCGGTGAGGTGAGCGCGATCTCCGCCGCCGGCGGGCTCGCCGTGCTGACCCTGTCGCTGCGGCCGGAACAGGTGCGGTTCCTGCCTGCCAACGTCACCGCGCGGCTGCTGCCCAAGACCCTGTTCGGCGAGCGCTACGTCTCGCTGCGGGTGCCGCGGCGGCCCGCCCAGCGCACCCTGGCCGATGGTGACGTGATCGGCCCGGACCGCAGCGCGAACGCGATCGAGACCGAGCGGGTGCTGGACGAACTGCTGCCGGTGCTGCGCGCCGTGCGGCCACAGCAGTTGTCCGCGACCCTGCACGCGGTGTCCAGCGCGCTGGAAGGGCGGGGCGCCACCCTCGGCGACACCGTGCGGCTGCTGGACGGTTACCTGCGCGAGCTGATGCCCGCGCTGCCCGACCTGACCGCGACCATCTCCGATGCCGCCGTGGTGGCGGAGAACTACCACCGGGCCGGGCCCGATCTGCTCGCCGCGCTGTCGAACCTGACCGCCACCAGCGTCACCGTGGCACAGCAGCGCGCCGGGCTGCGCGAGCTGTTCGGCACGGTCACCGGGGCCGGTACCGAGCTGCGCACCTTCCTCGCCGCCAACCGGGACAACTTCATCGGACTGGTGGCCCGCAGCCGCGGCACCGCCGAGGTGCTGGCCAAGTACGCGCCGCAGTACCCGTGCATGCTGCGGCAGCTGGCCGAGCTGGTGCCGCGCGCCGAGGCTTTCGTCGGCAAGGGGACCGACCACCCGGGGGTGGCGGCGTTCACCGTGGAGATCACCGCATCCCGCGGGCGGTACGTACCGGGGGTGGACACCCCGCGCTACGCCGACAAGCGCGGGCCGCGTTGCTACGAACTGCCCGCGCCGGGGCAGCCCCCGCCCGCGTACCCCGCGGACGGCCCGATCAAGGACGGCTCGACCAAGCCCGCGGTGAGCAGGCCGGGTGGCGGCGGCACCGCGGGTTCGCCCGCCCATTCCCCCGCCGAGCGGGACCTGCTGGCCGCGCTGCTCGCCCCGCGGCTCGGGGTGCCGCCCGCCGAGGTCGCGG